A single Arachidicoccus sp. BS20 DNA region contains:
- a CDS encoding bifunctional riboflavin kinase/FAD synthetase produces MRVFYDLENLPLFNNAVVTIGTFDGVHLGHQKIIHQLKDEAKQIAGETVIVTFHPHPRKIVQQNETPLRLLNTLNEKLSLLKKHNVENVIVVPFNEAFASQTAEEYVQDFLVKKIHPHTIIIGYDHRFGKGRTGDYHTLESYGKLLNFRVKEIPEKLLNEVTISSTKIREALLHGDIATVTNFLGYPYFLQGTVVKGNQIGRTIGYPTANIQVEDADKLIPAIGVYAVKVIVNEAAYGGMLGISLRPTIEESTRISIEVNIFDFAQDIYGKNIKVELLAWLRSEEKFNGLDALKAALAKDEEDAREILNKIITIIKGDLVYEKLKQLTLIKQLNWENYYLDEKNNEKWIEEYPNSFYQGGGEPQLRKLDKFSWE; encoded by the coding sequence ATGCGTGTATTTTACGACTTGGAAAATCTCCCTTTATTCAACAATGCAGTTGTTACAATCGGCACGTTCGATGGCGTGCATTTGGGACATCAAAAAATTATCCATCAACTGAAAGATGAAGCAAAGCAAATCGCCGGAGAGACCGTTATTGTTACGTTTCATCCGCATCCGAGAAAGATTGTACAACAAAATGAAACGCCGCTGCGCTTGCTCAATACGCTAAACGAAAAACTTAGTTTGCTCAAAAAACACAACGTTGAAAATGTTATCGTAGTTCCATTTAACGAAGCCTTTGCTTCGCAAACGGCGGAAGAATATGTGCAGGATTTTCTGGTAAAAAAAATTCATCCGCATACGATTATCATTGGCTATGACCATCGTTTCGGCAAAGGCAGAACGGGCGATTATCATACGTTGGAAAGCTATGGCAAACTGTTGAATTTCCGGGTAAAAGAAATTCCAGAAAAATTGTTGAACGAAGTAACCATCAGTTCTACAAAAATACGCGAAGCCCTGCTGCATGGCGATATTGCGACAGTAACTAATTTTTTAGGTTATCCTTATTTCTTGCAAGGAACGGTTGTGAAAGGCAATCAAATTGGCAGAACCATCGGCTATCCTACTGCGAATATTCAGGTGGAAGATGCGGATAAATTAATTCCCGCGATTGGCGTGTATGCCGTGAAAGTGATTGTGAATGAGGCGGCTTACGGCGGAATGTTAGGCATTAGTTTGCGCCCGACGATTGAAGAAAGTACAAGGATTTCCATTGAAGTAAATATTTTTGATTTCGCACAGGATATTTACGGAAAGAATATCAAAGTTGAATTGCTTGCATGGTTGCGCAGTGAAGAAAAATTTAACGGCTTGGATGCACTGAAAGCTGCGCTGGCAAAGGATGAGGAAGATGCGAGGGAAATATTAAATAAGATTATTACTATTATAAAGGGTGATTTAGTTTATGAAAAGCTAAAACAGCTAACACTAATCAAACAATTAAATTGGGAGAATTATTATCTTGATGAAAAGAATAATGAAAAATGGATTGAAGAATATCCAAATTCTTTTTATCAAGGTGGTGGAGAACCGCAGTTGAGAAAATTGGATAAATTTTCTTGGGAATAA